The region AAAAACATAAGTTGTATGCCAAATTCTCGAAATGTGAATTCTGGTTGTACCAAGTGGCATTTTTAGGGCATGTTATATCGGCCGAAGGAATATCGGTTGACCCGGCCAAGATAACAGCTATGaagaattggaagcaacctcAGTCGGTTACCGAAGTTAAGAGTTTCTTGGGATTAGCTGGATATTATAGAAAGTTTGTGGAAGGATTTTCCAGGATTGCAACGCCCCTCACCAAATTAACTTAGAAAGGGGTGAAGTTCGATTGGAACGAGCAGTGTGAAGAAAGTTTTTAGACACTTAAGGATAAGCTGACAATCGCTCCAATACTGGCCATGCCAAATGGATCAGGAGGATTTATGGTGTATACTGACGCCTTAAGAAATGGTTTGGGGTGTGTGCTGATGCAGCACAGTAGAGTCATTGCCTATGGATCCCGATAGCTCAAGAACCACGAGCGAAATTACCCGACTCACGATTTAGAGTTGGCTGGGGTGGTATTTGTcttaaagatttggagacattatttatatggcgagaagttcaaaatttttactgatcacaagagtctacAATACGTCTTCTCGcagaaagaattaaatatgaggCAACGAAGATGGATGGAGCTATTAAAAGATTACGACTGCACTATTCAATACCATCTCGGTAAAGCTAACGTGGTGGCAGATGCCCTAAGCAGGAAAGAAACCACTTGTGTGGCCAGAATGATGGTGGCAGAGTGGAAGCTAGTTGAagcttttagcctgatgacggtAGGGGTAATTTCTCGAGGAAACTCTGCCTACGCAGCTAGTCTCACGCTGCAACCAGAATTAATGGATCAGATACGACAAGCCTACTTAGAAGACTCTCGACTTAAGATGTGGATTGATAAGCATGGACAAGCAAAGAGACCGAAATTTGAGGTAAGGGAAAACATCCTTCGGTTTCAACGAAAAATATATGTACCTTGTGTGAGGGAATTGCGGCAggtaattttgggagaagcccaTCAATCCAAGTACTCGATACACCCTGGTgccaccaagatgtaccaagacttgAAGGCTGTGTATTGGTGaccaggaatgaagaaaagcgtgGCAAGATACGTTAGTCAATGCGACACGTGTCAAAGAATCAAGATTGAGCATCAGACACCGGGTGGAAGTTTGCAGCCATTAGAAATCCcaaaatggaaatgggaacatattacGATGGAATTCGTGACAGGATTGCTAAGAAGTCCTAAAGGAAATGATGTTATTTGGGTGATAGTTGACAGATTGTCCAAGTCTGCTCATTTTTTGGCAATGAAAGTCAGCCAACCGATTAGCAAATTAGCCCAGCAGTATTTGAATGAGATTATCAGATTTCATGAAGTGCCTGTAAGTATTGTATCGGACTACGACCCGAggttcacttctaggttttggggaagTCTGCAAAAGAGTTTA is a window of Diospyros lotus cultivar Yz01 chromosome 10, ASM1463336v1, whole genome shotgun sequence DNA encoding:
- the LOC127811163 gene encoding uncharacterized protein LOC127811163; amino-acid sequence: MELLKDYDCTIQYHLGKANVVADALSRKETTCVARMMVAEWKLVEAFSLMTVGVISRGNSAYAASLTLQPELMDQIRQAYLEDSRLKMWIDKHGQAKRPKFEVRENILRFQRKIYVPCVRELRQVILGEAHQSKYSIHPGATKMYQDLKAVYW